From Caretta caretta isolate rCarCar2 chromosome 9, rCarCar1.hap1, whole genome shotgun sequence, one genomic window encodes:
- the GP5 gene encoding LOW QUALITY PROTEIN: platelet glycoprotein V (The sequence of the model RefSeq protein was modified relative to this genomic sequence to represent the inferred CDS: inserted 2 bases in 1 codon; deleted 2 bases in 2 codons), translating to MNLSGTSARMLVFRLAVIIHLFLQLNASVCPEKCECILKDAIRCSGPGIEDLASLGLPTNMTHILITNTKATDLKDKVFSGMTVLQRLILSSNQLFLILPGAFKGLVKLKTLKLFDNKLTQLPTGVFGEMMDLQQLILENNLLKDIEWSLFDKLVNLQELFLNKNHLTELPEGVLRNLAKLKLLNLSRNYLAALPRNIFSTLTRLEKLALYMNRLSSIDSGVFDNLRELQELLLHSNGIQSIAPGTFHNLLKLKSLTLSQNKLQLLPHGLFLHLHNLTKLTLYGNPLGSLPEILFGEMRILRSLWVYDTKLSMVPDFVFGNLTNLELLVLTFNPELSVLPRNVFSGLNELLTLSLHTNNLSSLPEGIFQGLQKLQEISLFHNRIEVLPKNLFYNLNNLQAIYLNCTSLQSLPGDFFTSLPKLQEVVLDNNPWKYDCQIAEFKGCLQRNLDSKNKDKVKNVTFLTCDSPVALRNISLLSLPDDHFHCPSTTALPHHTLESSTGSHTSSFLVTEYLPFTWKTPTASVSVTHTNTPSLPLSAAPYFTDSTTEDVGPSEFHPTETPTQTPTGIMREINGVREIVSTTATPVSGSQDHLSARPFFKFKVPYSQTFLYLXVLAVIVQVLTVVTTLYVLYEVRRLAHCSNSPAQSVVLVRILRRVRNADLGAQY from the exons GCACTTCAGCAAGGATGTTGGTTTTTCGTTTAGCTGTAATCATCCATCTTTTCCTTCAGCTGAATGCATCCGTTTGCCCTGAGAAATGCGAGTGTATTCTGAAAGATGCCATCCGTTGCTCTGGTCCCGGTATCGAAGACCTGGCATCGTTAGGTCTGCCTACCAACATGACACACATTCTAATAACAAATACTAAGGCAACAGATTTGAAGGACAAAGTCTTTTCTGGAATGACAGTGCTACAGCGTCTCATTCTGTCTTCAAACCAGCTTTTCCTAATTTTGCCTGGAGCTTTTAAAGGCTTAGTAAAGCTGAAGACCCTCAAACTGTTTGACAACAAGTTAACTCAGCTTCCCACAGGAGTGTTCGGTGAAATGATGGACCTTCAGCAGTTGATCCTTGAAAATAATTTGCTGAAAGATATTGAGTGGAGCCTGTTTGACAAACTAGTCAACTTGCAGGAGCTGTTTTTGAACAAAAACCATCTGACAGAGCTTCCTGAAGGAGTGCTAAGAAACCTCGCCAAGCTTAAACTACTGAACTTATCCAGAAACTATTTGGCAGCCTTGCCTAGAAATATATTTAGCACATTAACCAGACTTGAGAAGCTCGCTCTGTATATGAACAGGCTCAGTTCAATAGACTCTGGTGTGTTTGATAACCTGAGAGAGCTGCAggagcttcttctgcattcaaaTGGCATTCAGTCCATTGCCCCAGGCACGTTTCACAATCTCCTTAAACTAAAAAGTTTAACTCTCTCTCAAAATAAGTTGCAGTTGTTACCTCATGGGCTCTTTCTGCATTTGCACAATTTGACTAAATTGACCTTGTATGGGAATCCACTGGGATCCCTTCCAGAAATATTGTTTGGAGAAATGAGGATTCTCCGGAGTCTGTGGGTATATGACACCAAACTCTCAATGGTGCCAGATTTTGTGTTTGGTAATTTGACAAATTTAGAGCTACTTGTGCTGACTTTCAATCCTGAGTTAAGTGTTCTCCCAAGGAACGTGTTCAGTGGTCTAAATGAACTTCTTACTTTGTCTTTGCATACAAATAATCTCTCTAGTCTCCCGGAGGGCATCTTCCAGGGTCTGCAGAAACTTCAGGAGATTTCCCTTTTCCATAACAGGATTGAGGTTCTTCCTAAAAACCTC TTTTATAATCTCAATAATCTCCAGGCAATTTACCTAAATTGTACTAGCCTGCAGTCTCTTCCTGGAGACTTCTTTACCTCTTTACCCAAGCTGCAAGAGGTCGTGCTTGACAACAATCCTTGGAAATATGATTGTCAAATTGCTGAATTCAAAGGGTGTCTCCAGAGGAATTTAGACagt aaaaacaaagacaaagtaAAAAATGTCACGTTCCTAACTTGTGACAGTCccgtagcattaaggaatatttCTCTCTTGTCTCTACCAGATGATCATTTTCACTGCCCCTCTACCACAGCCCTTCCACACCACACACTTGAGAGCTCCACGGGTTCCCACACTTCATCTTTTCTTGTCACTGAATACTTGCCTTTTACTTGGAAGACCCCCACAGCTTCTGTGTCCGTGACACATACGAACACCCCCTCGCTACCTCTGTCTGCTGCTCCATATTTTACTGATTCCACCACTGAAGACGTCGGGCCATCTGAATTTCACCCCACAGAAACTCCAACCCAAACTCCCACCGGCATAATGAGAGAAATCAACGGAGTAAGAGAAATTGTCTCAACCACTGCCACACCGGTCAGTGGATCACAAGACCATCTAAGTGCTCggccattttttaaatttaaagttccATATAGTCAAACATTTTTGTATCT TGTTTTGGCTGTAATAGTCCAAGTTTTAACTGTTGTGACCACTTTGTACGTGCTATATGAAGTCAGGCGGCTTGCACACTGTAGCAATAGCCCTGCTCAATCCGTTGTACTGGTGAGAATTTTACGTAGGGTTAGGAATGCAGATTTAGGAGCTCAGTACTAA